The Lacrimispora xylanolytica genome has a segment encoding these proteins:
- a CDS encoding OmpA family protein: MSKKRKHAHQEEEAGEAWLLPYSDLMTLLLAVFIVLFAVSKIDASKAQEMSEQFAAANMDKNYTGNGSGSGSGGGGGGPQSGGPLNIETKSELESFFGEYELKKLEALKVELDNKIHSDGMDQSASTMIDMRGLVIRLNNAVLFESGSAEIKKHEDTLIEVASILNTTDNYIRIEGHTDNTPIRRSPYASNWELSTARAVNVVKLFINKCNFPPDKLIAVGYGEYKPVADNGTAEGRSSNRRIDVIVLSSKYNNLEEHQVK, from the coding sequence ATGTCAAAAAAGAGAAAGCATGCACATCAGGAAGAGGAAGCTGGAGAAGCTTGGCTGCTGCCTTATTCCGACTTAATGACTCTTCTCCTGGCAGTTTTCATTGTACTTTTTGCGGTTAGTAAGATTGATGCCAGTAAAGCACAGGAGATGTCAGAACAGTTCGCCGCAGCCAACATGGATAAGAATTACACTGGCAATGGGTCAGGAAGCGGCAGTGGCGGTGGTGGCGGTGGTCCCCAGTCAGGAGGCCCCTTAAATATTGAAACAAAAAGTGAGCTTGAGAGCTTTTTCGGAGAATATGAACTTAAAAAACTGGAAGCTTTAAAGGTAGAGCTTGATAATAAAATCCACTCAGATGGTATGGACCAGTCTGCTTCCACCATGATTGACATGCGTGGTCTGGTAATCCGGTTAAACAATGCGGTACTGTTCGAATCGGGAAGTGCAGAGATAAAAAAACACGAGGATACTTTGATAGAAGTTGCAAGTATTCTGAATACAACAGATAACTACATACGTATTGAAGGCCATACAGATAATACTCCCATCAGACGAAGCCCTTATGCTTCCAACTGGGAATTATCTACTGCCAGAGCAGTTAATGTGGTAAAGCTCTTTATTAACAAATGCAATTTTCCGCCGGATAAGCTGATTGCAGTAGGCTACGGAGAATATAAGCCGGTAGCGGATAATGGAACAGCAGAAGGAAGATCAAGCAACAGACGTATTGATGTTATTGTTTTAAGTTCTAAATATAATAATCTGGAAGAACATCAAGTAAAGTAG
- a CDS encoding glycosyltransferase family 2 protein has protein sequence MNRLCIVVPCYNEEEALAYTNKELISIIQRLVEAGKVGRGSFILYVDDGSRDKTWNIIEEYHKESPFVYGLKLAKNSGHQNALTAGLLAAKDYGDMIVSIDADLQDDVSVIEEMVDKFIQGYDIVYGVRKKRDTDTFFKRTTALGFYRLMRAMKIDIVYNHADYRLMSKRAVEVFSRYEERNLFLRGIIPLIGYRSTVVTYDRKLRIAGESKYPFSKMLSMAFEGITSFSIQPILMITNLGLLIVLFSILAAIYGFYSYLSGRVVAGWTSIILSIWFIGGVQLLSVGLIGTYIGKIYIEVKQRPRYNVETNNLLEKQHEES, from the coding sequence ATGAACAGACTTTGTATTGTAGTACCCTGTTATAACGAAGAAGAAGCACTTGCATATACCAATAAGGAATTGATTAGCATCATACAAAGGCTGGTGGAAGCGGGGAAAGTGGGGCGCGGCAGCTTTATTCTTTATGTGGATGATGGTAGCAGAGACAAGACCTGGAATATCATAGAGGAGTATCATAAAGAGTCTCCCTTTGTCTATGGATTAAAGCTGGCTAAAAATAGTGGTCATCAAAATGCGCTTACAGCAGGACTTCTTGCGGCAAAGGATTACGGAGATATGATTGTATCCATTGATGCTGATTTGCAGGATGATGTTTCTGTCATAGAGGAGATGGTAGATAAATTTATTCAGGGCTATGACATTGTTTATGGAGTCAGAAAGAAAAGAGATACCGATACTTTTTTTAAAAGAACAACTGCCCTTGGTTTTTACCGGTTAATGCGGGCAATGAAGATTGATATTGTATACAACCATGCAGATTACAGGCTCATGTCCAAACGGGCCGTAGAGGTATTCTCCCGTTATGAGGAGAGAAATCTCTTTTTAAGGGGAATCATCCCCTTGATTGGATATCGATCCACAGTCGTTACGTACGACAGGAAATTAAGAATTGCCGGAGAATCCAAATATCCTTTCAGCAAGATGCTTTCTATGGCTTTTGAGGGTATAACTTCCTTTAGCATTCAGCCCATCCTCATGATTACGAATCTTGGCCTGTTGATTGTGCTCTTTAGCATTCTGGCAGCGATCTATGGGTTTTATTCCTATTTATCGGGAAGAGTAGTAGCAGGCTGGACCTCTATTATTTTGTCCATATGGTTTATCGGCGGGGTTCAGCTTTTGTCGGTTGGCCTCATAGGAACTTATATCGGAAAGATTTATATAGAAGTAAAACAGCGTCCCAGGTATAACGTGGAAACAAATAATCTTTTGGAGAAACAGCATGAAGAATCGTGA
- the motA gene encoding flagellar motor stator protein MotA yields MELTTILGVIVGVVAVVGAMIFKHIDFAVLLNPAAFFVIIVGTIATILNSFPGKNLKKIGSLFKILFTNKKEASEAELIDLIYNLSKQARSEGLLSLEAKVEEIKDPFLKKGVRLLVDGTGAELIEEILETEIAGIEKRHEINSSIFSSAGMYAPTLGVLGAVFGLIAAMSHINDTDQMAEAISAAFIATILGIFTGYVLWNPFAKKLKVKSQQEIMTKEMIIVGILSMQNGDSPFILKEKLLASLPKSTQNKINGQDKKG; encoded by the coding sequence ATGGAATTAACTACCATCCTAGGCGTTATCGTCGGAGTTGTCGCCGTTGTTGGAGCGATGATTTTTAAGCACATTGATTTTGCTGTACTTTTAAATCCGGCAGCCTTTTTTGTAATTATTGTTGGCACCATCGCGACGATTTTAAATTCATTTCCAGGCAAAAATTTAAAAAAAATCGGCTCTTTGTTCAAGATCCTTTTTACAAATAAGAAGGAAGCATCAGAGGCTGAGTTGATCGACTTAATCTATAATTTATCGAAGCAGGCTCGTTCCGAAGGTCTTTTATCCCTGGAAGCTAAGGTAGAAGAGATTAAGGATCCTTTTTTAAAGAAAGGGGTTCGATTGCTGGTCGACGGTACTGGAGCAGAACTGATCGAAGAGATTTTGGAAACGGAAATAGCGGGAATCGAAAAGCGTCATGAAATCAATTCAAGTATTTTCTCCTCAGCTGGTATGTATGCTCCTACCCTGGGTGTATTGGGTGCGGTTTTCGGTCTGATTGCAGCCATGTCTCATATTAATGATACAGACCAGATGGCGGAAGCGATTTCTGCAGCATTTATTGCTACTATTTTAGGTATCTTTACAGGCTATGTATTATGGAATCCATTTGCAAAAAAGCTTAAAGTTAAAAGCCAGCAGGAAATAATGACAAAAGAAATGATTATAGTAGGTATCTTATCCATGCAGAATGGAGATTCTCCGTTTATATTAAAAGAGAAATTACTTGCCTCTTTACCGAAATCTACTCAGAATAAAATTAACGGACAAGATAAAAAGGGATAA